GCATGTGGGGGCGGGGGCCGATCAGGCTCATGTCGCCCCTGAGGACGCTGAAAAGTTGGGGGAGTTCATCCAGACCGGTGCGGCGCAGGAAACGGCCCACACGGGTCACACGCGGATCCGCGACCGTGGCTTGTTGCAGGTCGGCGGCAAGGTTCACGTACATCGTGCGGAACTTGATGCAAATAAAAGGTTTACCTAAAAAACCGATCCGCTGTTGACGGAAAAACAGGGGTCCCCGCGAATCCAGCGTGATCAGGATCGCCAGGAGCGGCATGAGCCAGGAATAGACCAGGAGGAGAAGGAAAACGGAAAATACCACATCTACGACCCTTTTGACCACAAAATAAGGGTATTTACTACGTAAAGTACTAACGATCAGACGCTTACGCGATTTCAGGGGTGCGGACAACGACGGGTACATAGTAGTGGGATTTCTACTTAGACTGGCAAGATGCATAAAAGTTTGACAGAAACCATCGATAAGGCTAAAAATTAATATTACCCACAAAACGTGTGGGTAAAAAAAACTTGGTCGGATTGCCACCAAATTGC
This region of Dinghuibacter silviterrae genomic DNA includes:
- a CDS encoding sugar transferase is translated as MYPSLSAPLKSRKRLIVSTLRSKYPYFVVKRVVDVVFSVFLLLLVYSWLMPLLAILITLDSRGPLFFRQQRIGFLGKPFICIKFRTMYVNLAADLQQATVADPRVTRVGRFLRRTGLDELPQLFSVLRGDMSLIGPRPHMLRDIEAFSAVVRNYNFRHLVRPGITGIAQVKGYRGLSETIESIYRRYQWDEYYVCNINAGLDAKIFWGTVVLTVRCIFNRSVQQDAPVVLSSTEAPRAAMMPERSAATPL